The Streptomyces racemochromogenes DNA segment GGTGGATGCCGAAACCGAACGCCAGGTGGTGGCGGGCCGGCCGGTGCCAGTCGAGGGCGTCGGGGTCGGCGAACACCGCCTCGTCACGGTTGATGACCGAGGTGGAGAACACCACCCCGTCGTCGGGCTGGATGGTCACCCCACCCACCTCGATCTCCCGCGTGGCCACCCGCAGCATCCCGTCCGCGATGGACAGGTAGCGCATCAGCTCCTCCACCGCCTCCGGCATCAGCGAGGGGTCGGACCGCAGCTCCGCCAGCTGCTCCGGGTGCCGCAGCAGGGTGAAGGTGCCCAGCGAGATCATGTTCGCCGTGGTCTCGTGCCCCGCGATCAGCAGGATCGCGGCCAGCGACACGAGCTCCTCCACGTCGGTCTCGCCGGCCGCCAGCCGGGTCGCGACCAGCTCGTCCAGCAGCCCGTCGCCCGGTTCGGTGCTCTTGCGCCGGATCAGGGCCTCCAGATAGGCCTCCAGCCGTTCCCGGGCGTCCTCCACGTCGGCGGCCGAGGGGCCGCGCAGCAGCCGCCGCGACTGCTCCTCGAAGAAGTCGTGGTCCTCGTACGGGACCCCGAGCAGGGCGCAGATCACCATGGACGGCACCGGCAGCGCGAAGTCGCCCACCAGCTCGGCCCCCGGACCCCGGGCCTCCATCGCGTCGATCAGCCGGTCCACGGTCTCCTGGATCCGGGGGCGCAGGGCGGCCGTCCGCTTGACCGAGAAGCTCGGGATCAGCATCCGCCGCTGGGCGTTGTGCTCGGGGTCGTCCACCCCGAGGAGGGCCGTCCGGCGGTTCCGCAGCCCCTTGAACCGGGCGGTGGGGGTGGGGAAGGCGTCGTTGGTGCGGTCGGTCGACAGCCGGCCGTCCGAGAGCAGGGCCCGCGCCTCGGCGTGGCCGGTGACCACCCACACGGAGCGGCCGTCGAAGAGGGTGACCCGGGAGAGCGGCCGGCCCGCCCGCAACGGCTGGTAGGCGGCCGGCGGGTGGTAGGGACAGGTTCGGTCCTGGGGGAAGGCAACGGCTTCGGACATGGAAAGCAACACCTCGCACGCGATGGTTCCGTCTCGCCGGACTCCATTACATGCCTGAGGCACCTATCCCACCTATGCCACTTCCGGCCAGCCTGCCCGGGTTCACCCGCCGGGCCGCGCGGAACCGGCCCGGCCCGGCGGGCACGACACGGCCTACGGGCACGACACGGCCTACAGGTGCGCGTCCAGGAAGGCCCGCAGCTCCGCCCGCCCCATCGGCCCCGCGTGCGTCGCCACCGCCTCGCCGGACCGCACCAGCACCACCGTCGGGGCACCCGCCACCCCGTAGCGCCGCACCGTCGCGGGACAGCGGGTGATGTCGGCGCGCACGGCGGTGAACCGACCGCCGTACTCCGGGCCCCGGGCCACCTCCGCCACGAGGGAGTCCAGCTCCCGGCAGGCCTCCAGGGCCTTGGGCCAGGTGCCGGTGAAGTACGCCAGCACCGGCCCCGGCGCCATCCCGGCGATGAAGTCGAATTCCTGGTCCTCCAGCGGCCGGTGTACCCGACTGGCCATGGGCGGTGCTCCTCGGTTCGCGTACGGCGTGGCCGCCAGCCTATGCGGTGCCCGGTGAGCCGCCCGGACCCGCTGTCAGTGGCGGCTGTGAAGCTTTGCCCATGGACCACAGGATGCCGCGCCGCCGCGTCTACGGCGCCGACCACGAAGACCCCGACCCGGGCCCCCGCCCCGGCCGTGCCTACGGCGAACTCGTGGGCGGCCCCCTCGACGGGCTCCTCCTCGACGTCACCGGCTGGAGCGCCGACCGGCTCGCGCAGGAGGCGCGGCTGCCGACCGAGATAGGCCGCTACGGGGCGGGCGGCCGCGCCCACTACCGCCGCCGGACCTCGGACCCCGGCCGCTGGGACTGGGCCGGGGACAGCAGGTAGCGCCCGAACGGACGCCGGCGAGCCCCCGGACCGCCGACGTGTGCCCGGGGGCTCTGCCCCCTCTTCGGCCACCGGGGCCCGATCGGATGCGCCGGCCGGTGCGCCGACGCCCGATCGGATGCGCCGGCGAGGCTCCCGGTGGCCGGTTCCGCGCGATCTCCGAAGAATTCTCCCGAGGGCTGTCGATCCGGGCGTCCCCCGTTCGACGCACGGGTGAGAGGCGGGGGAAGGGCCCCCGCCCTCACGACCGAGGAGTCACCATGCCGCGCTTCCTGACGCTGATCCGCATCGACGAGCGGGAACTCACCCCCGAAACCCCCTTCCCCGCCGACTTCGAGGAGCGCATGGGCGCCCTGATGGAGGAGATCACCAAGGCCGGCGTCATGCTCGACACCGCCGGTCTCCTTCCCACCTCCGAAGGCACCCGGGTCACCTGGTCGGGCGGGAAGACCAGCTTCACCGACGGCCCCTTCACCGAGACCAAGGAAGTCGTCGGCGGATACGCCTTCCTCCAGTGCAAGGACAAGGCCGAGGCCCTGGAATGGACCAAGCGGTTCCTGGAGACCCACCCGGCGCAATGGACCGTCGGCGCCGAGGTCCGCCAGGTACAGGAGATGTGACCCAGTAGCGGCCCGCCCGGGCGCCGCGTTTGCCACGCCCCGCCACGGCTGCTCTGATGGGTGGCCGTGACGGCGGTGAGCGCGGCCCGGGCGGTCGAAACGGTGTTCAGGATCGAGTCCGCGCGGATCATCGCCGGCGTCACCCGCATCGTGCGCGACGTCGGGATCGCCGAGGAGATCGCACAGGACGCCCTGGTCGCCGCCCTCGAACAGTGGCCGCGCGACGGGATCCCCGACCGGCCCGCCGCCTGGCTCATGGCCACGGCCAAGCACCGGGCCGTCGACCTCGTCCGCCGCAGGGAGACCTACGCGCGCAAGCTCGCCGAGGTCGGCCGGGCCCTGGAGGACGTACCACCGCCGCCCGAACCCGCCGAACCCGACGACATCGACGACGACCTGCTGCGCCTGGTCTTCACCGCCTGCCATCCGGTGCTCGGCACCGACGCGCGCACCGCCCTCACCCTGCGCCTGGTGGCCGGACTCACCACCCAGGAGATCGCCCGCGCCTTCCTCACCTCCGAACCCACCGTCGCCCAGCGCGTCGTCCGGGCCAAGCGGACCCTCGCCAGGGCCGGGGTGCCCTTCGAGGTCCCCCGCGGAGCCGACCGCGCACAGCGCCTGGCCTCCGTGCTGGAAGTCGTCTACCTCGTCTTCAACGAGGGCTACTCGGCCACCGCCGGCGACGACCTGCTGCGCCCCGCCCTCTGCGAGGACGGCCTGCGCCTGGCCCGCGTCCTGGCCGCCCTGATGCCCGACGAGCCCGAGGTCCACGGCCTCGCGGCCCTCCTGGAGTTCCAGGCCTCCCGCACGGCCGCCCGCACCGGCCCCGACGGCGAGCCCGTCCTGCTCGCCGACCAGAACCGGGCCCGGTGGAACAGGCTGCTCATCCGGCGCGGCGTCGCGTCCCTGCACCGGGCCGGCAGCGGCCCCTACGCCCTCCAGGCCGCCATCGCCGGCTGCCACGCGGCCGCCGTGCGCTACGAGGACACCGACTGGCGGACCATCGCCGCCCTCTACGCACGCCTCGCGGAACTGCTGCCCTCCCCGGTGGTCGAGCTGAACCGGGCGGTCGCCGTCTCCATGGCCGAAGGCCCCGCCGCGGCCCTGCCCCTCGTGGACGCCCTCGCCCGGGAGCCCGCACTGCGCTCCTACCACCTGCTGCCGAGCGTGCGCGGGGACCTGCTGGAGCGGCTCGGGCGCGGCCCTGAGGCCCGCGCCGAGTTCGAGAGGGCGGCCGCCCTCACCCGCAACGCCCGCGAACGGGACCTGCTGCTGGCCCGCGCCGCCGCCCTCGGCAAGGAAAGTCCTGCTCAAGGCGATTGACGACCCATCACAAGGCTTAGGCTGGCGCGGTGATCAACGGCAACGACGACATACTCACCCCGCTCGGCCCCCTCGACCCGCGGGAGACGGCCGGCTACCGGCTGCTGGCCCGGATCGGCGAGGGAGGCATGGGAACCGTGTACCTCTCGCACACGCGCGGCGGCCAGCCCGTGGCCTTCAAGGTGATCCGCCGCGAGTACGGAGAGGATCCGGACTTCCGGCGCCGCTTCGAGCAGGAGGTCCGCGCGGCCCGCCGGGTGCAGGGCTACCACCTGGTGCCGGTCGTCGACCACGACACGACCGGGCCGCTCCCCTGGATCGCCTCGGAGTTCGTGCCCGGGCTCTCGCTCGCCGACGCGCTCACCGAGCACGGGCCGCTCCCCCCGGCCGCCGTCCACCAGTTGGTCGGCTGCACCGCCCGGGCCCTGGGCGCCATCCACGCGGCGGAGGTCGTCCACCGCGACCTCAAGCCCGCCAACATCCTGCTCGGCTCGACCGGTCCGTACGTCATCGACTTCGGCATCGCGCGGGCGGCCGACACCACCCAGCTGACCCGCAGCGGCGGCGTGGTCGGCACCCCGCAGTACATGTCGCCCGAACAGGCCCTGGGCGAGCCCGTCACCGCGGCCGCCGACGTGTTCTCGCTCGGCCTGATCGCGGCCGTCGCGGCGACCGGGCGACACCCCTACGGCGAGGGCGGCGCCACCACCCTCGCCGTGCGGATCGCCAACACCGAGCGGGCGGCTCCCGATCTGAGCGGCTACCCGGAGCCGCTGCGGAGCCTGCTGGAACGCACCCTGACCGCCGACCCGGCGCAGCGCATCACCACCGCCGAACTGGCGGAGCTGTGCGAACGGGCGGCGGGCAGGCCGCTGCGCGCGTTCGACGGCTGGCTGCCGGCCCCGCTCATGGACCGGATCGCCCGCCGGGAGGCGGACGCCGCACACCCCCCGGAGCCCGCCCAGGTC contains these protein-coding regions:
- a CDS encoding cytochrome P450; translation: MSEAVAFPQDRTCPYHPPAAYQPLRAGRPLSRVTLFDGRSVWVVTGHAEARALLSDGRLSTDRTNDAFPTPTARFKGLRNRRTALLGVDDPEHNAQRRMLIPSFSVKRTAALRPRIQETVDRLIDAMEARGPGAELVGDFALPVPSMVICALLGVPYEDHDFFEEQSRRLLRGPSAADVEDARERLEAYLEALIRRKSTEPGDGLLDELVATRLAAGETDVEELVSLAAILLIAGHETTANMISLGTFTLLRHPEQLAELRSDPSLMPEAVEELMRYLSIADGMLRVATREIEVGGVTIQPDDGVVFSTSVINRDEAVFADPDALDWHRPARHHLAFGFGIHQCLGQNLARAEMEIALGTLFERLPGLRLAADPDRIPFKPGDTIQGMLELPVTW
- a CDS encoding thioredoxin family protein, translated to MASRVHRPLEDQEFDFIAGMAPGPVLAYFTGTWPKALEACRELDSLVAEVARGPEYGGRFTAVRADITRCPATVRRYGVAGAPTVVLVRSGEAVATHAGPMGRAELRAFLDAHL
- a CDS encoding YciI family protein, which codes for MPRFLTLIRIDERELTPETPFPADFEERMGALMEEITKAGVMLDTAGLLPTSEGTRVTWSGGKTSFTDGPFTETKEVVGGYAFLQCKDKAEALEWTKRFLETHPAQWTVGAEVRQVQEM
- a CDS encoding RNA polymerase sigma factor, producing the protein MSAARAVETVFRIESARIIAGVTRIVRDVGIAEEIAQDALVAALEQWPRDGIPDRPAAWLMATAKHRAVDLVRRRETYARKLAEVGRALEDVPPPPEPAEPDDIDDDLLRLVFTACHPVLGTDARTALTLRLVAGLTTQEIARAFLTSEPTVAQRVVRAKRTLARAGVPFEVPRGADRAQRLASVLEVVYLVFNEGYSATAGDDLLRPALCEDGLRLARVLAALMPDEPEVHGLAALLEFQASRTAARTGPDGEPVLLADQNRARWNRLLIRRGVASLHRAGSGPYALQAAIAGCHAAAVRYEDTDWRTIAALYARLAELLPSPVVELNRAVAVSMAEGPAAALPLVDALAREPALRSYHLLPSVRGDLLERLGRGPEARAEFERAAALTRNARERDLLLARAAALGKESPAQGD
- a CDS encoding serine/threonine-protein kinase; amino-acid sequence: MINGNDDILTPLGPLDPRETAGYRLLARIGEGGMGTVYLSHTRGGQPVAFKVIRREYGEDPDFRRRFEQEVRAARRVQGYHLVPVVDHDTTGPLPWIASEFVPGLSLADALTEHGPLPPAAVHQLVGCTARALGAIHAAEVVHRDLKPANILLGSTGPYVIDFGIARAADTTQLTRSGGVVGTPQYMSPEQALGEPVTAAADVFSLGLIAAVAATGRHPYGEGGATTLAVRIANTERAAPDLSGYPEPLRSLLERTLTADPAQRITTAELAELCERAAGRPLRAFDGWLPAPLMDRIARREADAAHPPEPAQVPGATPTEPDAGAYRSAQPTVTAPPRPSTPPPGPAHPPLPTAPPPAPPARSVRPALLAGGGVLAVALTALVTWALVRPDGGTAATGGSPSGGGRTAAAAPAAPQSTATATATATSKQPTYTLLFEDKPFTLRGPASSTGTHVDLDAPKLFPGGKIGQVAGMELTYQAWGDADLRFLTPMGRSGGTTPEACRAGVDTDTLPVALPAKELKTGGTLAKGTVLCTVTSERNLAMLRITDVQPHSGGGLSPDMPDYVTTLTLWKIT